From Sus scrofa isolate TJ Tabasco breed Duroc chromosome 18, Sscrofa11.1, whole genome shotgun sequence, a single genomic window includes:
- the CRYGN gene encoding gamma-crystallin N has translation MAQRSGKSWLHFRTKRGILALVEGLCGVGALALGVPPRITLYEGKHFTGRKLEVFGDCDNFQDRGFMNRVNSVRVESGAWVCFDHPDFRGQQFVLEHGDYPDFYRWNGHNDHMGSCRPVGMHGEHFRLEIFEGCNFTGQCLEFKDDCPFLQSRGWAKNCVNAIKVYGDGAWVLYEEPNYRGRMYLVERGDFRSFSDWEAHSARIQSLRRVANFF, from the exons ATGGCGCAGCGCTCGGGGAAG AGCTGGCTGCATTTCCGAACGAAGCGGGGCATCCTGGCCCTGGTTGAGGGCCTCTGCGGTGTGGGGGCCCTGGCTCTGGGCGTCCCTCCTCGA ATCACTCTCTACGAGGGCAAGCACTTCACGGGGAGGAAGCTGGAGGTCTTCGGGGACTGTGACAACTTCCAGGACCGGGGCTTTATGAACCGCGTGAACTCCGTCCGCGTGGAGAGTGGGGCCTGGGTCTGCTTCGACCACCCCGACTTCCGGGGCCAGCAGTTCGTCCTGGAGCACGGTGACTACCCGGACTTCTACCGCTGGAACGGCCACAACGACCACATGGGCTCCTGTCGGCCTGTGGGAATG CACGGGGAGCACTTCCGCCTAGAAATCTTCGAGGGCTGCAACTTCACGGGCCAGTGTCTGGAGTTCAAGGACGACTGTCCGTTCCTTCAGAGTCGGGGCTGGGCCAAGAACTGTGTCAACGCCATCAAGGTGTACGGGGACGGAGC GTGGGTCCTGTATGAGGAGCCCAACTACCGCGGCCGCATGTACCTGGTGGAGCGGGGGGACTTCCGCAGCTTCTCCGACTGGGAGGCCCACAGCGCGCGCATCCAGTCCCTCCGCAGGGTGGCCAACTTCTTCTAG